One Betta splendens chromosome 5, fBetSpl5.4, whole genome shotgun sequence genomic window, CTTCAGTGACAGACGTAGCGCTGCTTCAAGTTGTCCGTGGCCACACATTACATTTCAATCAAAGAATCAAtatgtgaatgcagcacatcTGACAGCTGTCACTCCTCAGACGGAAGCATGCACCAAGCTGTGATGTCTGAGCAAAGCCATCTGCCATCAGGCTCCTAAAGGAAGCCGTGGAGCAGAAACCGAGCCTCAGCCTTTGGTGTCTGATCTAGGAACCAAGTGGACCAACAGACACGTGCAGCGCCTCAGGCGTTCACAGCGCAGCCTCATAAAACACATACCAGCCAGGTGAATGGTGACGGGAGCTGAGCTGAAGAAGGCCGGGGCTCTGCTGTACAGCTGAAAGTCCTGGTGGCGCTGGCTCCAGGTCCAGCGGTCCCTCAGAACCACGGGCTGCAGTATGTTGGCGTGAAGGATGTTCTCCCTCCACGGCttaaaacacagaggacagtggataacacacatcacagactGCTGGGTCAGGAAATCCCAGCTGCAGCTAGCGGTCATATTATGGGCTGTAGGTGAGCGATGGCTGAGCCGAGCTCCATGCACTGACGCGTGAGCGAGGGATGTTACCGTCCGCAGCTCCTCCACACGAGCCGAgtccaggagctgaagctgcgCCTCACGCTTGTCTCGCGTACTCGTGATCCAGAATGTGGAGGCGGAGTCACGTTGAGAGGTCACGCGTCCCGGTTCTACGGTGGCACCGTGGTAGCTCTGACTGTATGTGAACCTGCGCCCCGGAACCTggaacaccacacacacagcagctttaacCAGCGGGTGTGATGAGGTCAGTGACTGATACACTCTTAATTATAACACACTGGTAGGAGCCCAGGCTTCTGCAGAACCCATCAGGCTTCACCTACTGCGTCAATACTGACTATTACTGTTAGTggtaataaaaatgttaaaagaaGACATGTAAAGTAtgcgtgtttgtgctgtttgtgtccaCGTTCCTTTACTGTCCAGTGTCTTTCCTAataatgtgattttaatgtaAATAGCTCATCTATCAGACCTTCGCCATCTCTTTCTGAAGCAGCTCCTTGGCCTGTTCACTGGAGTTGAAGGTCTGTGTGCTGTAGTTGTGTACTGGTCCAGGATCAGTCTGTAGGATCCTTAGCACCGGAGCCTCTGGCTTCTGCCTCCGCTcactttcctcctgcagcttttcaaTGTTTTCCTACAACACATCACACTGCATGAGAAGCTCTGTCTGTGGCTCAGAACCTCCAGGCTGTGGCGGCGCCCACCTGGATGAAGTCCCTCCGCTGAGCGCTGTGCCTGCGCAGGCTGGAgtgtgtgctgcgtgtgtggAGGCGTGTGTGGAGGCGTGTGCGGAGGCGTGTGCGGAGGCGTGGCCTCGCACGGACGGGCCAgacctcagcctcagcgttGGCTGCAGCCTCGAGCTCCCACGGGTCAACGCGGGCGCCGTGCACTTGCATCAGGCTGAGGATCATGTCTGCTGAGGGCAGGAGGTCGTACTGAACCACGCTGCTCAGCTGTGTTGTGTGGCGGAGCTGGTTCAACCTAATGAATAACGGGCAGAGGGTCGGTTGATGATTCTTAGAGTGAGCAGTGAAACAGAGGCAGagctcaggagcagcagctggagcaaacCTGTCTGGCTTTACGACCTTATTAAGGGCTTTGTCATGAAGTCCTGGTCTTTTACAAATGACATCATTGTCTCGTAGAGTTAATACTGGACTGTAACTTCCTACGACTGCACCAGCTTCAACCTGTAGTTCATCAGCTGCCACTAACTGGACCCGTAATCCAAGTTAGTGGACCTGTGCAGCTTGTCCTGCTCTAGAAAATGGCCGAGTAAATGCACCGGTGTGGTCCACTATGATGAAGCATTCATTTATCTCCCACAGCCATACCTTGATAAAGCTTGGAAGCAGGGCTGGGGGACGCTGCCTCTGACGTAGAGGACACACCGCCTCATGATGCTGTCCAGCGGCTCATGCAGACGAATGGGACTCAGACCAACGTCTAATGAGTCATACATGCGCTTGAAGAACCCCAGGTCTGAGTTATACAGGACTGTaacctgctgctcctcgctgTTGCTCAGCCTGCAATGCATCACAACAGTGGGACTGAAGCGCTCTGCTGCGATGGAGCACAGCTGCAGAGTGTTACTTACTTCATAGGAACGGCCTCCCACAGACTCCTCACCGCTTTGTGTTTCAGCCCTTCAACAACAAAGATTTGTGTCCTCTTATCTAACACGTGGAATCCTGAAAGGAAGTCCAGACTGTCGCTCTGGTCAAGCTTGTAGTGGAGCGTGTGATTGGACAGGGCTCGCTGTATGTGCTCCAGAGGCCGTGAGCCCAGACCGAAGGCTGCCGCGTTGGTTCTGAGCACCTGAGACCTCAGCGCGCTCATCGCGGACACGTTGCTGTGATGCAGTAGGTAGATGATGCGCCCAAAGGGGCCGGGCTTCATCCCGCAGCTGAGGGGCCGAGCCAGCTCAACTTTGACTTTCAGCTGAGAGTTGGCCTCCAGGTAGTGGCCCGGCGGCTCGCCGGCAGCCCTGCAGCCCCTGAGCGGCGGCGGAGAAGAGCAGcgtgtgatgggcagctgccgCTCTATACTCTGCTTCCCATCAAGCAGCTCAGAGAGGCGGAGCCTGGCGACCCCGTGGGGCTGAGGCGGCGCCGTGTTCTGGGCTGGTGCTGCTCGGCTCCGCGCGCCGTCCTCCGGCCCTGGACCACGCACGCCTGCAGGCCGCGGCTTCTTCTCCAGGGGTGTGTCACGGTCGTGGACCTCTATCTGCAGCGGGGGACCAGAGAGGAGCTCCTGGAGCTCCGCGGGACTCATCAAGCCCATCAGAACCACATTCACGTCTTGGAAATGGATGCTGGCTGCATGCTGGTGATCACGTGTCCTGTGCACACTCAGCTTATGGAACTGGTACTGACAATATACAGGCCTGCATTTCTCCTGGACGACAACAATTACCCAACGTCAAAAATGTCCAGAAACACAAAGTAGAGCGACTACAATACAGCATAACACAAAATGAGATGGAAGCGACCTGCAGAATGTGGAACGGGACTGGGGATGAGGGCAGAGAGGTGGCAGACAGAATAGTTATGACCAGTGGGTTGAGTTCAGCTTTGAGCTGGTCAGACAGCAGAGGTCTGTCCAAACAGATGCTCCACAGGATCTCAAACACGCCGGCAGAGTGGACCAGGAACTGCTGGGCCACCGACGTCTCACCTGGGAGCCACAACAACAAGTCTGACTACACAACACAACCTTCAGGCCTGTTCAGATAATCAGGGGGAGAGAAGGATGAGTTCACCTGCCAGGAACCGGACGAGACTCATCTCAGCGGAGGTGGAGCCACTGTTGGTCACGTCTTCACAGGCAGCAGGcgtcactgatggtgtgtgtgtgaagtcatTGAAATGAATGAGGACCGCAGGTGAAGGGGTCATTTTCAGCATCCTGGACAAATACCTGTTTCGGAGTCCACATTTGAAGCCGAGCTCAACAGTGTGTctcttttattctttttgcACCTGCTGGACATCCTCTCACACCTTTCTCTGAGCTCCAAGACCATGGTCCTGATACCAGCTTGGAACAAACTAGCACGTCAGCTGTTTGATACCTGTGATGAGCGCTGTGTATAACAGCCGTCACTCACCACACACGTGGCTCGCTGCCTCAGCCTGATCCGGTGCCGTTCTGAACACTCGCAGTCTTTCATAGCGAGCCTGGCTGCACAGTCGGTCCCTGCTGTTCCATATCTGCAGCCTGATCTTCTGGTGGCGAAGACTCATCAACGTGTCTCTGCTGGCGTTGATTTTGAACCTTTGGGTCCAGCAAATCCATATCTGACCGCGTTCCTGCCACGTTCTCAGAATCTGTTCCAAAATGTCACATGTAGTTCATTAGCAGGTTGGTTGAACTGCGTCATCCCTACGATGAGAATAATGATTCCTTGGCAGTAGGAGGTGATTTGCTGTAACTCTAGACGATGTGGCTGCTTTATTGTTTGACATTCAGGAGGCTGATGAATAATTtatgaaggacacacacacacacacacacacacacacacacacacacacacacacacacggttaccTTGCTCTCATCTTCTGTGTACATTCTTGCTAATGGCCCTAACAACACGAGGTCCACTTTCACTGGCTCCATGTCACTTAACAACTTGTACTCAACGTGGTAACAGCTCTGAGCTTTGTTGGCTTTTGTGGGGACATTAGATGAGCCTACATTCTGTTTCTTGGCCTTTTCAGgggcttcagcttcttctcctgAAACAGAACATTTATCATATTTACGCTGCGCCTCTCATGCCGTGGTGCTTTGGTAGCACACCATCTCCTGCAGTGTGAAGTACCTGGAACGGCCAAGGCAACGTGAACGGCCCATGTGACATGATGGGAGgagtcaggtgtgtgtgatgtgacgTCATCTGCTGAGTTGGACCCCACAGACCCCACGTCCGCCTCAACGGGGAGCTCTCCCTCCTTGTCTGCAGCTTTTCCGTCACTACACTGAGGCTTTGACTCATGAGCAGTGATCAGTGAGTCTGACATGTTGGCCACAGGCTCCCATTCCTCTGGAGCACGCTCACTGAAAAGCCTGAGAAAAGGGATGTTTATGCTCACATTTCACAGAGCTCATAGTAAAACTGTCAGGAGACACATGATTCTAATGTTTAACCTCCGAAATCTCCACCGTGACATAAGAATCTATTTAAATACTCAGCTAGTTCTCCATTTAGCTGTCAACACATCTGTATGCGCTAAATGTGTAGCAAAAACCTTAATTCCTGTAATATTTGCTTTTCGGGCAAATTTGGATTGGAACATTTCGATTGACTGGAAGCCTATTAGCATAATGTAGCGTTCAAAGTAGAGAATGACCACAGAGTCTATTTCTGTGCATACGTTCCACCTTCTCACCTCTGCTCCGAGTCTTTTTGACGCGAACTTCTTGTTGACGCAGCCAGTAACACCTCACGCTGCAGGTCGACTCTTTTAACATTAGCTACTTAGCTTTAAAGTGTCGGAGCAGGTCAAACTCCTCTACATAAACTTCAGCCTACAGCATTAGTAGCCGCGTAagccgtcgccatggcgaccgCCAGGGCAAAGGAAGTGAGCTGTGCTACTGCTCTCGTGCTAATGGAAGTGTCGGAATTTCACACTGGAGCGGGTTTGTTCGTTAGTTAACAATAAATCAGTACACGTAAATTAATGTAATTAGTAGTAGACATATcggcaataaaaaaaaatgaaaaacaaaatctaTAAATGCTATTAGCCAAAATTATAGTAGCcaataaaatcattttatttttacttactCTAAATTAAACTAGGTTCTATTTATCTtgaagtaaatgtaaatattatttatatttatattatttatatattattattattgttattgttgtttaggTCTCTTTACTTTTAGTGATGAGTTCACAGACCTGTTAAGTCACTGCATAAGGTTTCCTCCATTAAAGGAATGTTTTCTAGTGTTGCTGTTTAGTGTTTGGTgcagttagtttttttttctactttgtcTCTGAAGTTAATCACACAACACACCATGTTTTAGTGTGAGTCACTCATTTTT contains:
- the cfap92 gene encoding uncharacterized protein cfap92; this translates as MSDSLITAHESKPQCSDGKAADKEGELPVEADVGSVGSNSADDVTSHTPDSSHHVTWAVHVALAVPGEEAEAPEKAKKQNVGSSNVPTKANKAQSCYHVEYKLLSDMEPVKVDLVLLGPLARMYTEDESKILRTWQERGQIWICWTQRFKINASRDTLMSLRHQKIRLQIWNSRDRLCSQARYERLRVFRTAPDQAEAASHVCAGIRTMVLELRERCERMSSRCKKNKRDTLLSSASNVDSETVTPAACEDVTNSGSTSAEMSLVRFLAGETSVAQQFLVHSAGVFEILWSICLDRPLLSDQLKAELNPLVITILSATSLPSSPVPFHILQEKCRPVYCQYQFHKLSVHRTRDHQHAASIHFQDVNVVLMGLMSPAELQELLSGPPLQIEVHDRDTPLEKKPRPAGVRGPGPEDGARSRAAPAQNTAPPQPHGVARLRLSELLDGKQSIERQLPITRCSSPPPLRGCRAAGEPPGHYLEANSQLKVKVELARPLSCGMKPGPFGRIIYLLHHSNVSAMSALRSQVLRTNAAAFGLGSRPLEHIQRALSNHTLHYKLDQSDSLDFLSGFHVLDKRTQIFVVEGLKHKAVRSLWEAVPMKLSNSEEQQVTVLYNSDLGFFKRMYDSLDVGLSPIRLHEPLDSIMRRCVLYVRGSVPQPCFQALSRLNQLRHTTQLSSVVQYDLLPSADMILSLMQVHGARVDPWELEAAANAEAEVWPVRARPRLRTRLRTRLHTRLHTRSTHSSLRRHSAQRRDFIQENIEKLQEESERRQKPEAPVLRILQTDPGPVHNYSTQTFNSSEQAKELLQKEMAKVPGRRFTYSQSYHGATVEPGRVTSQRDSASTFWITSTRDKREAQLQLLDSARVEELRTPWRENILHANILQPVVLRDRWTWSQRHQDFQLYSRAPAFFSSAPVTIHLAGNVLQQEQLAAARAQYSRWLKKLLPDSSSSSSSSEPSHRPNPGFKCHMGGNYDTLQDILKDEPKKYSLRKPGLRLKPVPQLSVMSVASDKAEVKQEALAPGPCVTCSLSDNNVIPRHASPCKQHHHTQQHCFLYKRSARPPTDQERSTCSSPQ